A single window of Pectobacterium parmentieri DNA harbors:
- the purH gene encoding bifunctional phosphoribosylaminoimidazolecarboxamide formyltransferase/IMP cyclohydrolase, with protein sequence MQQRRPIRRALLSVSDKAGIVEFAQALSHRGVELLSTGGTARLLADAGLAVTEVSDYTGFPEMMDGRVKTLHPKVHGGILGRRDQDDAIMAQHDIKPIDIVVVNLYPFAQTVARENCTLEDAVENIDIGGPTMVRSAAKNHKDVAIVVKSSDYNTIINEIDANEGSLTYETRFDLAIKAFEHTAAYDSMIANYFGALVPPYHGDTDKPSGHFPRTLNLNYIKKQDMRYGENSHQQAAFYIEENIREASVATSIQLQGKALSYNNIADTDAALECVKEFAEPACVIVKHANPCGVAISGSILDAYERAYKTDPTSAFGGIIAFNRELDEETAQAIISRQFVEVIIAPSASEAALKVTAAKQNVRVLTSGSWLQRVPALDFKRVNGGLLVQDRDLGMVDASQLRVVTERQPSEQELRDALFCWKVAKFVKSNAIVYARDNMTIGIGAGQMSRVYSAKIAGIKAGDEGLEVKGSAMASDAFFPFRDGIDAAAAVGITCVIQPGGSIRDDEVIAAANEHGIAMIFTDMRHFRH encoded by the coding sequence ATGCAACAACGTCGTCCAATTCGCCGCGCTCTGCTCAGCGTTTCTGACAAAGCAGGTATTGTCGAATTTGCTCAAGCTCTGTCCCACCGTGGCGTCGAGCTCCTTTCAACGGGCGGAACCGCCCGTTTGCTGGCTGATGCTGGCTTAGCCGTGACAGAAGTCTCCGACTACACCGGTTTCCCGGAAATGATGGATGGGCGAGTAAAGACCCTGCACCCGAAAGTACACGGCGGCATTCTGGGACGGCGCGATCAGGATGATGCGATCATGGCGCAGCACGACATCAAGCCGATCGATATCGTTGTTGTGAACCTGTACCCGTTTGCTCAGACCGTCGCCCGTGAGAACTGCACGTTAGAAGATGCCGTTGAGAACATCGATATCGGTGGCCCGACGATGGTACGCTCCGCCGCCAAGAACCATAAAGACGTCGCTATCGTGGTTAAGAGCAGTGACTACAACACTATTATTAATGAAATCGACGCCAACGAAGGTTCATTGACCTACGAAACCCGTTTCGATTTAGCCATTAAAGCCTTCGAACACACCGCCGCATATGACAGTATGATTGCCAACTACTTTGGCGCACTGGTTCCGCCTTACCACGGTGATACCGATAAGCCATCTGGCCACTTCCCGCGCACGTTGAACCTGAACTATATCAAAAAGCAGGACATGCGCTACGGCGAGAACAGCCATCAGCAAGCGGCCTTCTATATAGAAGAGAATATTCGCGAGGCCTCGGTCGCCACTTCTATACAGTTACAAGGCAAGGCGCTGTCTTATAACAACATCGCCGATACCGATGCTGCACTGGAGTGTGTGAAGGAATTTGCCGAGCCAGCCTGCGTTATCGTTAAACACGCGAATCCGTGTGGTGTCGCGATTAGCGGCTCAATTCTTGATGCCTACGAACGCGCCTATAAAACCGACCCGACATCCGCATTCGGCGGCATTATCGCCTTCAACCGCGAACTGGATGAAGAAACGGCACAGGCCATCATCAGCCGTCAGTTTGTCGAAGTCATTATTGCGCCATCCGCCAGCGAGGCTGCTTTGAAGGTTACCGCAGCCAAACAAAACGTGCGTGTCCTGACCAGCGGTAGCTGGCTGCAACGCGTTCCGGCTCTGGACTTCAAACGCGTCAACGGCGGTTTGTTGGTACAGGATCGCGATTTGGGTATGGTCGATGCGTCTCAACTGCGTGTCGTGACCGAGCGCCAGCCGAGCGAGCAGGAATTACGCGATGCCCTCTTCTGCTGGAAAGTGGCTAAGTTCGTTAAATCCAATGCGATTGTGTACGCACGTGACAACATGACCATCGGGATAGGTGCCGGTCAGATGAGCCGCGTTTACTCCGCGAAAATCGCCGGAATCAAAGCGGGCGATGAAGGGCTGGAAGTCAAAGGTTCCGCCATGGCCTCCGATGCATTCTTCCCATTCCGCGATGGTATTGATGCCGCCGCTGCCGTTGGCATTACCTGCGTGATCCAACCGGGCGGCTCTATCCGTGATGATGAAGTCATTGCCGCCGCCAACGAACACGGCATTGCGATGATCTTTACCGACATGCGCCACTTCCGCCATTAA
- the purD gene encoding phosphoribosylamine--glycine ligase, producing the protein MNILVIGNGGREHALAWKAAQSPLAKQVYVAPGNAGTALEPALTNIDIAATDIPALVAFAQENHIDLTIVGPETPLVIGVVDAFQSAGLKIFGPSQAAAQLEGSKAFTKDFLARHNIPSAEYQNFTEVEPALAYVRSKGAPIVIKADGLAAGKGVIVAMTLQEAENAIQDMLAGNAFGDAGHRIVVEEFLDGEEASFIVMVDGKNVLPMATSQDHKRVGDKDTGPNTGGMGAYSPAPVVTDEIHQRVMDQVIWPTVNGMAAEGNTYVGFLYAGLMISADGQPKVIEFNCRFGDPETQPIMLRLRSDLVELCLAGCDGTLGQKDSVWDERPSLGVVLAAGGYPSDYNTGDVISGLPQQDAEDGKVFHAGTKLNGINVVTNGGRVLCVTALGNTVAEAQQRAYEIAAGIQWQEVFCRKDIGYRAIEREQA; encoded by the coding sequence ATGAACATTTTAGTAATTGGTAATGGCGGACGCGAGCACGCGCTAGCGTGGAAAGCTGCACAGTCACCGCTGGCAAAACAGGTTTATGTTGCTCCGGGAAACGCGGGCACCGCGCTTGAACCCGCGCTGACCAACATCGATATCGCCGCAACCGATATTCCGGCGTTAGTCGCCTTTGCCCAGGAAAACCACATCGATTTAACCATCGTTGGCCCAGAAACGCCGTTAGTTATCGGGGTTGTGGATGCGTTTCAGAGCGCAGGTCTAAAAATCTTTGGCCCGTCACAGGCCGCAGCACAATTAGAGGGTTCTAAGGCCTTTACTAAAGATTTTCTGGCACGCCATAACATCCCGTCGGCGGAATACCAGAATTTCACCGAAGTGGAACCAGCGCTAGCCTATGTACGCAGCAAAGGCGCACCTATCGTCATCAAGGCAGACGGATTAGCCGCAGGTAAAGGCGTGATTGTTGCCATGACGTTGCAGGAAGCCGAAAACGCCATTCAGGATATGCTGGCAGGTAATGCATTCGGCGATGCCGGACACCGTATCGTGGTAGAAGAGTTCCTTGATGGTGAAGAAGCAAGCTTCATCGTTATGGTGGACGGCAAGAATGTGCTACCGATGGCAACCAGTCAGGATCATAAACGCGTTGGGGATAAAGATACGGGCCCGAATACTGGTGGTATGGGCGCTTATTCGCCAGCACCGGTCGTGACCGATGAAATCCACCAGCGCGTGATGGATCAGGTTATTTGGCCGACCGTGAACGGCATGGCCGCAGAGGGAAATACCTACGTTGGTTTCTTGTATGCCGGTCTGATGATTTCTGCCGATGGCCAACCAAAAGTGATCGAATTCAACTGTCGCTTTGGCGATCCAGAAACACAGCCAATTATGCTGCGCCTGCGCTCCGATCTGGTGGAACTGTGTCTGGCAGGCTGTGACGGAACGTTGGGTCAGAAAGATTCAGTCTGGGATGAACGTCCGTCTCTGGGCGTGGTATTGGCCGCAGGCGGTTACCCATCTGACTACAATACCGGCGATGTGATTTCTGGTTTACCGCAGCAGGATGCAGAAGATGGCAAAGTTTTCCATGCTGGCACCAAGCTGAATGGGATTAATGTCGTTACCAACGGCGGGCGAGTACTGTGCGTCACAGCATTGGGTAATACCGTGGCTGAAGCACAACAACGCGCGTATGAAATAGCCGCAGGTATTCAGTGGCAAGAGGTATTCTGTCGCAAAGACATCGGCTACCGTGCCATTGAGCGCGAGCAAGCCTGA
- a CDS encoding DUF1481 domain-containing protein produces MPVKGLSRGAFSPLLLLRRLCGAGLVLISVVACSSRTAPPDVFSSGYVADRGIVRIWRKDDAQNTTALTTVYNPLQGNALVVTRYTFQQDKLREIQRNQLGAQQEDMRLRFAEDGTVSFMQRQLAERRESVSDDDVALYQFDAKRMLELSDVLRAGKVVLKQGKWLEGPVQSCDGTVVRPDFDNDSREWIAQQKTHATRPLNVAWLEAPEGTQLLLVVEDDVCQWQP; encoded by the coding sequence ATGCCGGTTAAAGGTTTAAGCAGAGGGGCGTTTTCGCCCCTTTTGCTTTTACGACGTTTATGTGGCGCAGGCCTCGTACTTATTTCAGTGGTAGCCTGCAGTAGCCGCACTGCACCGCCGGACGTTTTCTCCAGCGGTTACGTTGCCGATCGTGGCATCGTGCGTATCTGGCGTAAGGATGATGCGCAGAATACGACGGCGCTGACCACCGTGTATAACCCGCTTCAGGGCAATGCTCTCGTGGTGACTCGCTATACATTCCAGCAGGATAAACTACGCGAAATACAGCGTAATCAGCTCGGTGCACAACAAGAAGATATGCGCTTACGCTTTGCTGAAGATGGAACCGTCAGCTTTATGCAGCGGCAGCTTGCCGAAAGACGTGAATCGGTTTCCGATGATGATGTCGCGCTCTACCAGTTTGATGCTAAGCGCATGCTGGAATTGAGCGATGTCCTGCGTGCAGGCAAGGTGGTGTTAAAGCAAGGGAAATGGCTGGAAGGGCCGGTGCAGTCTTGTGACGGCACGGTGGTTCGCCCTGACTTTGACAACGACTCGCGTGAATGGATCGCGCAGCAAAAAACGCATGCCACACGTCCGCTAAACGTGGCGTGGCTGGAAGCACCAGAAGGAACACAGCTATTGCTAGTAGTGGAAGATGACGTCTGCCAGTGGCAGCCATAG
- the hupA gene encoding nucleoid-associated protein HU-alpha → MNKTQLIDVIADKADLSKAQAKAALESTLAAITESLKEGDAVQLVGFGTFKVNHRNERTGRNPQTGKEIKIAAANVPAFVSGKALKDAVK, encoded by the coding sequence ATGAATAAGACTCAACTGATTGATGTAATTGCGGACAAAGCTGATCTGTCAAAGGCACAGGCTAAAGCAGCTCTGGAATCAACTCTGGCGGCAATTACCGAGTCTCTGAAAGAAGGTGATGCAGTACAATTAGTTGGTTTTGGTACGTTTAAAGTCAACCATCGTAATGAGCGCACTGGCCGCAACCCACAAACCGGTAAAGAAATCAAAATTGCTGCTGCCAACGTGCCAGCGTTTGTTTCTGGTAAGGCTCTGAAAGACGCTGTTAAATAA
- a CDS encoding YjaG family protein, translated as MLRNPIHLRLEKLASWQHVTFMACLCERMYPNYHEFCRQTEFGDAMVYRRILDLVWETLVVKDAKVNFDNQLEKLEEAVPAAEDYDLYGVYPAIDACIALGELIHSRLSGETLEHAIAISEASIRTVAMLEMTQAGKEMTDDELKVLPAIEEEWDIQWEIFRLLAACEERDIELIKGLRSDLREAGSSNIGINLHQ; from the coding sequence ATGTTACGTAACCCCATTCATTTACGTCTGGAAAAGCTGGCGAGCTGGCAACATGTCACTTTCATGGCATGTCTTTGTGAACGTATGTATCCAAACTACCACGAGTTTTGTCGTCAAACAGAATTCGGAGACGCGATGGTTTACCGCCGTATTCTCGATTTGGTATGGGAAACATTGGTTGTTAAAGATGCGAAAGTCAATTTCGACAACCAGTTGGAAAAGCTGGAAGAAGCGGTTCCCGCTGCTGAAGATTACGATCTTTACGGGGTCTATCCAGCTATTGATGCCTGCATCGCACTGGGCGAGCTGATTCATTCGCGTTTAAGCGGTGAAACACTGGAACATGCGATAGCCATCAGCGAAGCGTCTATCCGTACAGTTGCTATGTTGGAAATGACGCAGGCTGGCAAAGAAATGACCGACGACGAGCTAAAGGTTTTGCCTGCGATTGAAGAAGAATGGGACATTCAATGGGAGATTTTTCGCCTGTTGGCGGCCTGTGAAGAACGCGACATTGAGCTGATCAAAGGGCTCCGTTCCGATCTGCGCGAGGCCGGAAGTAGTAACATCGGGATAAATTTGCATCAATAA
- the nfi gene encoding deoxyribonuclease V (cleaves DNA at apurinic or apyrimidinic sites): MIDTQRLRAEQLARASDVIRHDDLPFEQPAFIAGADVGFEQEGSVTRAAIAVMRYPSLELVEYKIARISTTMPYIPGFLSFRECPGLLAAWALLEQKPDLLFVDGHGISHPRRLGVASHFGLLVDVPTIGVAKSRLCGRFEPLAESVGSRQPLLDKGEQIGWVWRSKARCNPLFVATGHRVSQDSALHWVQCCMRGYRLPEPTRWADAVASNRPAFVRWQRLQAASVLS, encoded by the coding sequence GTGATTGATACACAACGGCTGCGAGCTGAGCAGTTGGCTCGTGCTTCTGATGTGATTCGGCACGATGATTTACCTTTTGAGCAGCCTGCATTTATCGCGGGTGCGGATGTTGGCTTTGAGCAAGAAGGCTCGGTAACGCGCGCCGCGATTGCGGTAATGCGCTATCCTTCGTTGGAACTGGTAGAATACAAGATTGCGCGCATCAGCACGACGATGCCTTATATCCCCGGTTTTCTTTCGTTTCGCGAATGCCCCGGGCTGTTAGCTGCGTGGGCGTTGCTTGAACAGAAACCGGATCTGCTGTTTGTCGATGGGCATGGGATTTCCCACCCACGTCGTCTCGGCGTTGCCAGCCATTTTGGTCTGCTCGTTGACGTTCCCACGATTGGCGTGGCGAAAAGTCGGCTTTGTGGCCGGTTTGAGCCGTTGGCGGAGAGTGTTGGCAGTCGGCAGCCGTTGTTGGATAAGGGCGAGCAAATTGGTTGGGTATGGCGCAGCAAAGCACGCTGTAACCCGCTATTTGTAGCGACGGGGCATCGTGTCAGTCAGGATAGCGCATTGCACTGGGTACAATGTTGCATGCGTGGTTACCGTTTACCGGAACCGACCCGCTGGGCTGATGCTGTCGCATCGAATCGTCCCGCATTTGTGCGTTGGCAGCGGCTGCAAGCGGCTAGCGTATTGTCGTAA
- the hemE gene encoding uroporphyrinogen decarboxylase — MTDLKNDRYLRALLRQPVDVTPVWMMRQAGRYLPEYKATRAQAGDFMSLCKNAELACEVTLQPLRRYALDAAILFSDILTIPDAMGLGLYFEAGEGPRFHSPITSHADVVKLPVPDPEQELGYVMNAVRTIRKNLAGEVPLIGFSGSPWTLATYMVEGGSSKAFTVIKKMMFAEPKTLHLLLDKLADSVILYLNAQIRAGAQAVMVFDTWGGALSGRDYKEFSLRYMHKIVDGLQRENEGRRVPVTLFTKGGGQWLEAMAETGCDALGLDWTSDIADARRRVGDKVALQGNMDPSMLYADPARIEQEVASILAEFGQGDGHVFNLGHGIHQDVPPEHAGVFVEAVHRLSRPYHA, encoded by the coding sequence ATGACCGACCTGAAAAACGATCGCTATTTGCGGGCGTTATTGCGCCAACCTGTTGATGTCACCCCTGTGTGGATGATGCGTCAGGCGGGGCGTTATCTACCGGAATATAAGGCAACGCGTGCGCAGGCGGGTGATTTTATGTCACTGTGCAAAAATGCAGAGTTGGCATGTGAAGTCACGCTACAACCTTTACGGCGTTATGCGCTGGATGCGGCGATCCTGTTTTCCGACATTCTCACTATCCCTGATGCCATGGGCTTAGGGCTCTACTTTGAAGCGGGGGAAGGTCCGCGCTTTCACTCTCCCATCACCTCTCATGCTGATGTCGTTAAACTGCCTGTTCCCGATCCAGAACAGGAACTCGGTTATGTGATGAACGCAGTGCGGACGATCCGCAAAAACCTTGCTGGTGAAGTGCCGCTTATCGGCTTCTCGGGCAGTCCGTGGACGCTGGCGACCTATATGGTGGAGGGCGGTAGCAGCAAAGCGTTTACCGTCATCAAGAAAATGATGTTCGCTGAACCTAAAACGCTGCACCTGTTGTTGGATAAGCTGGCTGATAGCGTCATTCTTTATCTTAATGCGCAAATTCGCGCGGGTGCGCAGGCCGTGATGGTATTCGATACCTGGGGTGGTGCGCTGAGCGGACGCGACTACAAAGAGTTCTCCCTGCGTTACATGCATAAAATTGTTGATGGTTTGCAGCGTGAGAATGAAGGCCGCCGTGTGCCCGTAACGCTCTTCACCAAAGGCGGAGGCCAGTGGCTGGAGGCAATGGCGGAAACAGGCTGCGACGCGCTGGGGCTGGACTGGACGAGTGATATCGCCGACGCACGCCGCCGCGTAGGCGATAAAGTGGCGCTACAGGGAAATATGGATCCCTCAATGCTGTATGCCGATCCAGCGCGGATCGAACAGGAAGTGGCATCGATCCTCGCTGAATTTGGACAAGGTGACGGCCATGTTTTCAATCTGGGCCACGGCATTCATCAAGACGTGCCACCGGAACATGCAGGCGTTTTTGTTGAGGCGGTGCATCGGTTATCCCGCCCTTATCACGCATGA
- the nudC gene encoding NAD(+) diphosphatase — MEQTLKGDETGWWIVSDAIQIWLPQGELPRGTAIEWSLQGKVARQIGEWQGQPAWLVCQGRDTGMASVRQLLDQDVGLFQLAGRGVQLAEFYRSHRFCGYCGHEMVQSKTELACLCGHCKERYYPQIAPCIIVAIRRGKEILLAQHNRHRGNMYTVLAGFVEVGETLEQTVVREVMEESQIQIKNLRYVSSQPWPFPHSLMMAFVADYAGGEIKHDPKELRDAGWFRYDQLPQLPPLGTVARRLIEDTVVLCRAYHENEG; from the coding sequence ATGGAACAGACGCTAAAAGGTGATGAAACCGGCTGGTGGATAGTTAGCGATGCGATACAAATTTGGCTTCCCCAAGGGGAATTGCCACGCGGAACGGCTATAGAGTGGTCGTTGCAAGGGAAAGTGGCTCGCCAGATTGGCGAATGGCAAGGGCAGCCTGCCTGGCTGGTGTGCCAGGGGCGGGATACGGGTATGGCGTCCGTTCGCCAATTGCTCGATCAAGACGTGGGCTTATTCCAACTGGCGGGGCGAGGCGTGCAGTTGGCTGAATTCTATCGCTCCCATCGTTTTTGCGGTTACTGTGGCCATGAAATGGTGCAGAGCAAAACGGAGTTGGCGTGCTTATGCGGCCACTGCAAAGAACGTTATTATCCGCAGATCGCCCCCTGCATCATTGTCGCGATTCGCCGTGGCAAGGAGATTTTGCTGGCGCAGCACAATCGGCATCGCGGAAACATGTACACCGTGCTGGCTGGATTTGTAGAAGTGGGCGAAACGCTAGAACAGACGGTCGTGCGTGAGGTGATGGAAGAGAGCCAAATTCAGATAAAAAACCTGCGTTATGTAAGTTCGCAGCCTTGGCCATTCCCTCATTCACTGATGATGGCGTTTGTGGCGGATTATGCGGGGGGAGAAATCAAGCACGATCCGAAAGAGCTGCGTGACGCGGGTTGGTTCCGCTATGACCAACTCCCACAGTTGCCTCCGCTGGGCACCGTGGCCCGTCGACTTATCGAGGATACCGTGGTGTTGTGCCGCGCTTATCACGAGAACGAAGGCTGA
- a CDS encoding Rsd/AlgQ family anti-sigma factor: MLNQLQSLTEYVGGNNALIDQWLQARKQLLVAYYHLVGIKPNKEALSLLDEEALDHFCQNLVDYLSTGHFHLYEKMLHEAATHSEQVLALSTQLDLALQNNTQQIMTFYDSHLAAAIDDDNCLEFQQALSSVGEALEERFTLEDNMITQVYDN; this comes from the coding sequence ATGCTAAACCAGCTACAAAGTCTGACTGAATACGTTGGTGGCAATAATGCGTTAATCGACCAATGGCTACAAGCGCGTAAGCAGCTTCTGGTGGCTTACTATCATCTGGTTGGCATCAAGCCGAACAAGGAAGCGCTTTCTCTTTTGGATGAAGAAGCATTGGATCATTTTTGCCAGAATCTGGTGGACTATCTTTCTACCGGCCACTTTCATTTATACGAAAAGATGCTGCATGAAGCAGCGACCCACAGCGAACAAGTATTAGCGCTTTCCACACAACTCGACCTCGCCCTGCAAAACAATACACAGCAAATCATGACGTTTTACGATAGCCATCTGGCAGCCGCTATCGATGATGATAACTGTCTTGAATTCCAGCAGGCACTTTCCAGCGTCGGCGAAGCATTAGAAGAGCGTTTTACGTTAGAAGACAACATGATTACGCAGGTTTACGATAACTAG
- the thiC gene encoding phosphomethylpyrimidine synthase ThiC has translation MSTEPVLSKSGRREQRAAAQQFIETLQGTAFPNSQRIYLAGSRDDIAVPMREIQLSPTLLGGGKDNPQYEPNEPIPVYDTSGPYGDPAAQPDVRVGLAKLRANWIAERHDTEALSGVSSDFTQQRLADAGLDHLRFEHLPRPLRAKAGKRVTQLHYARQGIITPEMEFIAIRENMGRERIRGEVLRQQHPGQSFGALLPENITPEFVRQEVAAGRAIIPSNINHPESEPMIIGRNFLVKVNANIGNSAVTSSIEEEVEKLVWSTRWGADTVMDLSTGRYIHETREWILRNSPVPIGTVPIYQALEKVNGMAENLNWEMFRDTLLEQAEQGVDYFTIHAGVLLRYVPLTAKRLTGIVSRGGSIMAKWCLSHHKESFLYEHFREICEICAAYDVALSLGDGLRPGSIQDANDEAQFAELHTLGELTKIAWEYDVQVMIEGPGHVPMQMIRRNMTEELEHCHEAPFYTLGPLTTDIAPGYDHFTSGIGAAMIGWFGCAMLCYVTPKEHLGLPNKEDVKQGLITYKIAAHAADLAKGHPGAQIRDNAMSKARFEFRWEDQFNLALDPQTARAYHDETLPQESGKVAHFCSMCGPKFCSMKISQEVRDYAAKQEAEAKPIEVGMAQMSQEFRSRGSELYHSATSLPAEENQ, from the coding sequence ATGTCTACAGAACCAGTGCTGTCCAAATCAGGCCGCCGTGAGCAACGCGCCGCCGCCCAACAGTTTATTGAAACCTTACAGGGAACCGCCTTTCCCAATTCCCAACGCATTTACCTTGCAGGCTCGCGCGACGACATCGCCGTACCGATGCGTGAAATTCAGCTCAGCCCGACGCTACTCGGCGGCGGCAAAGACAATCCCCAATACGAACCTAATGAGCCGATCCCGGTTTACGATACGTCAGGGCCGTATGGCGATCCCGCAGCCCAACCCGATGTCCGCGTTGGGTTAGCGAAGCTACGCGCCAACTGGATTGCAGAGCGTCACGACACCGAAGCGTTATCCGGCGTTAGCTCCGATTTTACCCAGCAACGTCTGGCAGATGCGGGTCTGGATCATCTGCGCTTCGAGCATTTGCCACGGCCTTTACGTGCCAAAGCGGGCAAACGCGTCACCCAGCTTCACTATGCACGGCAGGGGATAATTACCCCGGAAATGGAATTTATCGCCATTCGCGAAAATATGGGACGCGAACGCATTCGCGGTGAAGTGCTGCGCCAGCAGCATCCTGGGCAAAGTTTCGGTGCCCTCCTGCCGGAAAACATCACGCCGGAGTTTGTCCGTCAGGAAGTGGCCGCCGGGCGCGCCATTATTCCTTCAAACATCAACCACCCCGAGTCGGAGCCGATGATTATCGGGCGCAATTTTCTGGTGAAGGTGAACGCCAATATCGGTAATTCCGCGGTGACATCCTCCATCGAAGAAGAGGTGGAAAAGCTGGTCTGGTCTACCCGCTGGGGTGCGGATACAGTGATGGACCTCTCAACTGGCCGCTATATTCACGAAACCCGCGAGTGGATCCTGCGCAACAGCCCGGTGCCCATTGGGACGGTGCCGATCTATCAGGCACTGGAAAAAGTGAATGGCATGGCAGAAAACCTGAACTGGGAAATGTTCCGCGATACGCTGCTGGAGCAGGCTGAGCAAGGAGTGGACTATTTCACTATCCACGCGGGCGTACTGCTGCGCTACGTACCGCTGACGGCCAAACGCCTGACTGGCATCGTCTCACGCGGGGGTTCCATCATGGCGAAGTGGTGTCTGTCGCATCACAAAGAGAGCTTCCTGTACGAACACTTCCGTGAAATTTGTGAAATCTGCGCCGCTTATGACGTCGCGCTGTCGCTGGGTGACGGGTTACGCCCAGGCTCCATTCAGGATGCCAACGACGAAGCTCAGTTCGCCGAGCTGCATACGCTGGGAGAGCTAACCAAAATCGCCTGGGAATACGACGTACAGGTGATGATCGAAGGCCCCGGCCACGTTCCGATGCAGATGATCCGCCGCAACATGACCGAAGAGTTGGAGCACTGCCACGAAGCACCATTCTATACGCTCGGCCCGCTGACCACCGATATCGCACCGGGTTACGATCACTTTACCTCTGGTATCGGTGCCGCCATGATCGGCTGGTTCGGCTGTGCAATGCTCTGCTACGTGACGCCGAAAGAGCATCTCGGTTTGCCGAACAAAGAAGATGTCAAACAGGGACTGATTACCTACAAGATCGCCGCCCACGCCGCCGACTTGGCGAAAGGTCATCCCGGGGCGCAAATCCGTGATAACGCTATGTCGAAAGCCCGCTTCGAATTCCGCTGGGAAGATCAGTTTAATCTGGCGCTCGATCCCCAAACGGCACGGGCCTACCACGATGAAACGCTGCCGCAGGAATCTGGCAAAGTCGCCCATTTCTGTTCCATGTGCGGCCCTAAATTCTGCTCGATGAAAATCTCACAGGAAGTACGCGATTACGCCGCGAAACAGGAAGCGGAAGCCAAACCGATTGAAGTCGGAATGGCACAGATGTCACAGGAATTCCGCTCTCGCGGCAGCGAGCTTTATCACAGCGCCACCAGCCTGCCAGCCGAGGAAAACCAATGA
- the thiE gene encoding thiamine phosphate synthase: protein MTDLMPFAPTAQRLGLYPVVDSVEWVERLLGVGVKTIQLRIKDRSDEQAEADVIQAIALGRRYQAQLFINDYWKLAVKHQAYGVHLGQEDLDTADLAAIKQAGLRLGVSTHDDRELARAVAINPSYIALGHIFPTQTKDMPSAPQGLAELTRHISDLQDRFPTVAIGGISIDKVPAVLATGVGSIAVVSAITQAADWRQATATLLRIVEGREA, encoded by the coding sequence ATGACGGATTTAATGCCTTTTGCCCCGACGGCACAACGGCTGGGGCTCTATCCCGTTGTCGATAGCGTGGAGTGGGTCGAACGTCTGCTTGGTGTCGGGGTTAAAACGATCCAGCTAAGAATCAAAGATCGGTCAGATGAACAAGCCGAAGCCGATGTGATCCAAGCGATCGCCTTGGGTCGGCGTTATCAGGCGCAGCTCTTCATTAATGACTATTGGAAATTGGCCGTAAAACATCAGGCGTACGGCGTACATCTGGGCCAGGAAGATCTGGATACCGCCGATCTGGCTGCGATTAAACAAGCAGGCCTGCGCTTAGGCGTCTCCACACACGACGATCGTGAACTGGCACGTGCGGTGGCGATAAATCCGTCCTACATCGCACTGGGGCATATTTTCCCCACGCAAACCAAAGACATGCCTTCCGCACCGCAAGGGTTAGCCGAACTGACCCGACACATCTCCGATCTACAAGACCGTTTTCCCACCGTGGCGATTGGCGGTATCAGCATCGACAAAGTGCCTGCTGTGCTGGCGACGGGCGTCGGCAGCATTGCCGTCGTCAGCGCCATTACGCAGGCAGCAGACTGGCGGCAAGCAACCGCGACGCTGCTCAGGATAGTTGAAGGACGGGAGGCATGA